A region of Photobacterium sanguinicancri DNA encodes the following proteins:
- the fliO gene encoding flagellar biosynthetic protein FliO yields MTKILLSVLLASLSLPAMAAPPEVNLATTLASLLLVIMLILVLGWLLKRLRLPSIQGDNNMKIVKQLTVGQKERILLLQVGDEQLLVGVTQHNISLLNKLEQPLPEPVVTRPEFASQLGKILKNDAKTK; encoded by the coding sequence ATGACGAAAATACTGCTTTCAGTGCTACTTGCTAGCTTATCTTTACCAGCAATGGCAGCCCCACCAGAAGTGAATCTTGCGACGACATTAGCATCATTGCTGTTAGTCATTATGTTGATTTTAGTGCTAGGTTGGCTACTAAAACGCTTACGTTTGCCTTCGATCCAAGGCGATAACAATATGAAAATTGTTAAGCAGCTAACAGTGGGACAAAAAGAACGTATTTTGTTGCTACAGGTCGGTGATGAGCAGCTATTAGTTGGGGTGACTCAGCATAATATTTCGTTACTGAATAAGTTGGAACAACCACTTCCAGAGCCTGTGGTTACTCGTCCCGAGTTTGCTAGTCAACTGGGCAAAATATTAAAAAACGACGCTAAAACGAAATGA
- the fliP gene encoding flagellar type III secretion system pore protein FliP (The bacterial flagellar biogenesis protein FliP forms a type III secretion system (T3SS)-type pore required for flagellar assembly.), with protein MIKNSLVAALLAACTFFFSVSAWASVENGTVSVTEQAMQSEQGASHMVAKRNGTGIPAFSVSVNPDGTEDYSVTLQILGLMTALGFLPAIIILMTSFTRIVVVMSILRQAMGLQQTPSNQVIIGIALFMTFYVMSPVIDKINTQAVQPYINEEINAEQAFTAAQDPLRQFMLKQTRVKDLESFVNMSGSSATDPQEVPMTVLIPAFITSELKTAFQIGFMLFLPFLIIDLVVASVLMAMGMMMLSPMIVSLPFKLMLFVLVDGWNLILSTLAGSFGT; from the coding sequence ATGATAAAAAATAGCCTAGTGGCTGCATTGTTGGCAGCGTGTACTTTCTTTTTCAGTGTTTCAGCATGGGCATCCGTAGAAAATGGTACGGTAAGTGTCACTGAGCAAGCTATGCAAAGCGAGCAAGGTGCATCGCATATGGTGGCTAAGCGAAATGGCACGGGGATTCCTGCTTTTTCCGTTAGCGTGAACCCTGACGGTACGGAAGATTACTCGGTCACTTTACAAATACTGGGCTTGATGACAGCACTGGGTTTTTTACCCGCTATCATTATTTTGATGACCTCGTTTACCCGTATCGTGGTAGTCATGTCTATCTTGCGTCAAGCCATGGGTTTGCAACAGACGCCATCGAATCAGGTGATTATTGGCATCGCTTTGTTCATGACATTTTATGTTATGTCACCAGTAATCGATAAAATAAATACTCAAGCTGTTCAGCCGTACATCAATGAAGAAATAAATGCAGAACAAGCATTTACTGCTGCACAAGATCCACTGCGTCAGTTTATGTTGAAGCAAACTCGGGTGAAAGATCTCGAGAGCTTCGTCAATATGTCTGGCTCATCGGCGACAGATCCACAAGAAGTGCCGATGACAGTCTTGATCCCTGCGTTCATTACTTCAGAACTAAAAACCGCATTCCAAATTGGTTTCATGTTGTTTTTACCATTTTTGATTATTGACCTTGTTGTTGCTTCCGTCTTGATGGCCATGGGTATGATGATGCTATCACCTATGATTGTCTCTTTGCCGTTTAAACTCATGCTGTTTGTATTGGTCGACGGTTGGAACTTGATCCTGTCAACGCTCGCGGGCAGTTTTGGCACTTAG
- the fliQ gene encoding flagellar biosynthesis protein FliQ, producing the protein MTPEAFVEIFQDALYMVLIMVCMIVIPGLLVGLVVAVFQAATSINEQTLSFLPRLIATLLALMLFGHAMTTMLMDYFFRVIERIPQLLY; encoded by the coding sequence ATGACACCTGAAGCTTTTGTCGAAATATTCCAAGATGCACTCTACATGGTTTTAATCATGGTATGCATGATTGTAATACCGGGCCTATTGGTGGGCTTGGTTGTTGCTGTTTTTCAAGCCGCAACCTCAATCAACGAACAAACCTTGAGCTTCTTGCCTCGTTTGATTGCCACTTTGTTAGCATTAATGCTCTTTGGGCATGCGATGACAACCATGCTCATGGACTATTTTTTCCGCGTGATTGAGCGGATCCCGCAGTTACTCTATTAG